Proteins encoded within one genomic window of Candidatus Thermoplasmatota archaeon:
- a CDS encoding class I SAM-dependent methyltransferase, whose protein sequence is MECQICGGQTSRLFPAKDREIVRCGSCGVVQVADPPEIDELEAAELEYQKAKRRGFERHPQWQLEVETIRELAPNGGNALDVGCGDGAFLTMLGDDWQRHGVEINPQRAELARAKGIDVQVSSIAEAEFPLEFDLITMYEVIEHLYRPAEALKKVGTMLARDGLLVVSTPDSESALARLRGPAWWSYHYPPHVFFFGHSTFERLVKDLGFRIVQKRHGIHGSPFRGEKVKKLEEIATSSSLVAKSPLGDRMFYYLKKTDPTHPMRP, encoded by the coding sequence ATGGAGTGCCAGATTTGCGGCGGGCAGACTTCCAGACTCTTCCCCGCCAAGGACCGCGAGATCGTCAGGTGTGGATCCTGCGGCGTCGTCCAGGTTGCGGACCCGCCCGAGATCGATGAGCTCGAGGCTGCCGAACTGGAGTACCAGAAGGCCAAGCGCCGGGGCTTCGAGAGGCACCCTCAGTGGCAGCTCGAGGTGGAGACGATCAGGGAGCTCGCGCCGAACGGCGGCAACGCCCTGGACGTCGGATGCGGGGACGGGGCCTTCCTCACGATGCTCGGCGACGATTGGCAGAGGCACGGCGTGGAGATCAACCCGCAGCGGGCCGAGCTGGCGAGGGCGAAGGGGATCGACGTGCAGGTGAGCAGCATCGCGGAGGCGGAGTTCCCGCTCGAGTTCGACCTCATAACTATGTACGAGGTCATCGAACATCTCTACCGCCCCGCCGAGGCGCTGAAGAAGGTCGGCACGATGCTCGCCCGGGACGGGTTGCTCGTCGTCTCGACCCCGGATTCCGAGAGCGCGCTTGCCAGGCTCCGAGGCCCCGCATGGTGGTCCTATCACTACCCGCCGCACGTCTTCTTCTTCGGGCATTCGACCTTCGAGAGGCTGGTCAAGGACCTCGGTTTCCGCATCGTACAGAAGAGGCACGGGATCCACGGGTCTCCGTTCCGCGGTGAAAAGGTGAAGAAGCTGGAGGAGATCGCAACCAGCTCTTCGCTTGTCGCCAAGAGCCCCCTTGGAGACCGCATGTTCTACTATCTGAAGAAGACCGATCCCACCCACCCAATGAGGCCGTGA
- a CDS encoding PF20097 family protein: MTYKPVGFFAIGIHVAEQSPLTGKCPHCGGEMESGFLGSESFVSGMKWFKEKTILDVGGEKIKEPGMSGMVYLDGFICRKCNTIVVTY, encoded by the coding sequence ATGACTTATAAACCCGTAGGATTCTTCGCAATCGGGATTCACGTGGCCGAACAATCACCTCTGACAGGGAAATGCCCTCACTGCGGCGGCGAGATGGAGTCAGGGTTCCTCGGGAGCGAGAGCTTCGTGAGCGGGATGAAGTGGTTCAAGGAGAAGACCATACTCGACGTTGGCGGGGAGAAGATCAAGGAGCCAGGGATGAGCGGGATGGTCTACCTTGACGGGTTCATCTGCAGGAAGTGCAACACGATCGTCGTCACCTACTAG